In Salinigranum marinum, one DNA window encodes the following:
- a CDS encoding HPr family phosphocarrier protein has product MSLERVVTVVPEAGLHARPASAFVETVNEYDADVRIGAEDGDLAPAGSMLSVTGLGVKSGERVRLVADGKDGETALDALEAVLSTPEGE; this is encoded by the coding sequence GTGAGCCTCGAACGCGTCGTCACCGTCGTCCCCGAGGCGGGCCTGCACGCCCGTCCCGCGTCGGCGTTCGTCGAGACCGTCAACGAGTACGACGCCGACGTCCGGATCGGTGCCGAAGACGGCGATCTCGCGCCCGCGGGGAGCATGCTCTCCGTCACGGGGCTCGGCGTCAAGAGCGGCGAACGGGTCCGACTCGTCGCCGACGGCAAAGACGGCGAGACCGCACTCGACGCCCTCGAGGCCGTGCTCTCGACACCGGAAGGCGAGTAA
- a CDS encoding COG1361 S-layer family protein: MRRAIVPLVVGCLVVSGVAGVTVADQQVIGRPELSVFAPENVLVPGTERTLSVFVANDGRLDSGGPAQFESRVTTARGVRVEALPSDAPVTIRTGTVPVGVVPEGTAGPFDLQVAVDADAEPGTYRIPVRLSYTYTRIVTFDETDAGAAPEYGEASATRRTEITVRIEDQPSFSVVGVDAGVAVGGRGTVTLAVENRGTRTARDATVDVVSADPGLRVAEGETATLAAGRWRAGETKRLAVDARVADTATVRDYPLRLTVAYDDDDGIRRTGRPLTATVRPETRDAFAVGTVESDLRVGQRGEVRGELTNRRERPLEDATLRLLDAGSLAPTESTYPLGTVPANGSVPFAFTVDVPRNASTGPRGLQFQVEYEVANERRLSDPIPAAVSVASYRDVFAVEAREARVTVGGDSRLVVEVTNVGADTVSEGVARLSVTEPLESDVPEAFVGSLVPGESTNVTFALSATDDAIPATLPARVQVNYTDTAGRDVVSDSATVGVTVVAEESSVPLPILGAVVVAVVGAGVWWWWRR; encoded by the coding sequence ATGCGACGCGCGATCGTCCCCCTCGTGGTGGGCTGTCTCGTCGTGAGCGGGGTCGCCGGCGTCACCGTCGCCGACCAGCAGGTCATCGGCCGCCCGGAGCTGAGCGTGTTCGCCCCGGAGAACGTCCTCGTGCCCGGGACCGAGCGAACGCTCTCCGTCTTCGTCGCCAACGACGGCCGACTCGACAGCGGGGGCCCCGCGCAGTTCGAGTCGCGGGTCACCACCGCACGCGGGGTGCGCGTCGAGGCGCTCCCGTCCGACGCGCCGGTCACGATCCGAACCGGCACCGTTCCGGTCGGCGTCGTTCCCGAAGGGACGGCCGGACCGTTCGACCTCCAGGTCGCCGTCGACGCGGACGCGGAGCCGGGGACGTACCGGATCCCCGTTCGCCTGTCGTACACGTACACGCGGATCGTCACGTTCGACGAGACCGACGCCGGGGCGGCCCCCGAGTACGGCGAGGCCTCGGCCACCCGGCGGACGGAGATCACCGTTCGGATCGAGGACCAGCCGAGCTTCTCGGTCGTCGGCGTCGACGCCGGCGTCGCCGTCGGCGGCCGCGGGACGGTGACGCTCGCCGTCGAGAACAGGGGGACGCGCACCGCCCGCGACGCGACGGTCGACGTCGTCTCCGCGGATCCCGGACTCCGCGTCGCGGAGGGGGAGACCGCGACGCTCGCCGCCGGGCGCTGGCGCGCGGGCGAGACCAAGCGCCTCGCCGTCGACGCGCGGGTCGCCGACACGGCCACCGTCCGCGACTATCCGCTCCGACTCACCGTCGCCTACGACGACGACGACGGCATCCGGCGCACCGGACGGCCCCTCACGGCGACGGTGCGCCCGGAGACGCGGGACGCGTTCGCGGTCGGTACGGTCGAGAGCGACCTGCGGGTCGGCCAGCGCGGCGAGGTGCGCGGCGAACTCACGAACCGGCGGGAGCGCCCGCTCGAGGACGCGACGCTCAGACTGCTCGACGCCGGGTCGCTCGCGCCGACGGAGTCGACGTATCCGCTCGGAACCGTCCCGGCGAACGGGAGCGTCCCGTTCGCCTTCACCGTCGACGTCCCCCGAAACGCCTCCACGGGCCCCCGGGGACTCCAGTTCCAGGTGGAGTACGAGGTCGCGAACGAGCGGCGGCTCTCCGACCCGATCCCGGCGGCCGTGTCGGTCGCGTCCTACCGCGACGTGTTCGCCGTCGAGGCGCGCGAGGCGCGCGTGACCGTCGGCGGCGACAGCCGGCTCGTGGTGGAAGTGACCAACGTCGGGGCCGACACCGTCTCCGAGGGGGTCGCACGGCTCTCGGTGACGGAACCGCTGGAGAGCGACGTCCCCGAGGCGTTCGTCGGCTCGCTCGTGCCCGGCGAGTCGACGAACGTGACGTTCGCGCTGTCGGCCACCGACGACGCCATCCCCGCCACGCTTCCGGCGAGGGTCCAGGTGAACTACACTGACACGGCGGGCCGGGACGTCGTCTCCGACTCCGCCACCGTCGGGGTGACCGTCGTCGCCGAGGAGTCGTCGGTTCCGCTTCCGATCCTCGGGGCCGTCGTCGTCGCCGTCGTGGGGGCTGGCGTCTGGTGGTGGTGGCGTCGGTGA
- a CDS encoding ABC transporter permease subunit, which produces MREIVGFEARRRFRGTAMLTAVVVAFAGLTVGLFPSVAESGVDFEAYVESFPPEVQAAFLGGVTDLGTVEGFLLTELYQLIWVLVLGAYFAYAAASLVAGEVEARTADLLLSSPVSRSRIVVAKAVSLLPAIVAVNAVSLLAVLAFVSLIGETVDPLDFARLHALFVLYHAANAAVGLVASATLARVRQARAAALGAIVGTYFLDALTFDTDYEWLGTLSLSRYFDAAEILIDAEIEWGDVGVLLVVALVCVVLAAEAFERRDVPG; this is translated from the coding sequence ATGCGTGAGATCGTCGGCTTCGAGGCACGCCGCCGGTTCAGGGGGACAGCGATGCTCACGGCCGTCGTGGTCGCTTTCGCGGGGCTCACCGTCGGGCTCTTCCCCTCCGTCGCGGAGTCGGGCGTCGACTTCGAGGCGTACGTCGAGTCGTTCCCGCCGGAGGTCCAGGCGGCCTTTCTGGGCGGCGTGACCGACCTCGGTACCGTCGAGGGCTTTCTCCTCACCGAACTGTACCAGCTCATCTGGGTGCTCGTCCTCGGGGCGTACTTCGCGTACGCCGCCGCATCGCTCGTCGCCGGTGAGGTCGAGGCGCGGACGGCGGACCTGCTGCTGTCGAGCCCGGTGTCGCGCTCGCGGATCGTCGTCGCGAAGGCCGTCTCGCTCCTGCCGGCGATCGTCGCGGTCAACGCCGTCTCGCTCTTGGCGGTGCTCGCGTTCGTGTCGCTCATCGGCGAGACCGTCGACCCGCTCGACTTCGCCCGCCTCCACGCGCTGTTCGTGCTCTACCACGCCGCGAACGCCGCGGTGGGGCTCGTCGCCAGCGCGACGCTCGCCCGGGTCCGACAGGCGCGGGCGGCCGCCCTCGGGGCTATCGTCGGGACGTACTTCCTCGACGCGCTCACGTTCGACACCGACTACGAGTGGCTCGGGACGCTCTCGCTGTCGCGGTACTTCGACGCCGCCGAGATTCTGATCGACGCCGAGATCGAGTGGGGCGACGTCGGGGTCCTCCTCGTGGTGGCGCTCGTCTGCGTCGTCCTCGCCGCCGAGGCGTTCGAGCGGCGCGACGTCCCGGGGTAG
- the pfkB gene encoding 1-phosphofructokinase: MDRGPRSPVVTVTFNPAIDYTLTTETLVDGAVARTDEARFDPGGKGINVAGYLTALDVDAVATGLVGGFTGSFVRTSLDGDGLAHDFVSIPGNTRVNVTLSTPDAEYKINHDGPSVAADAVARVVDRIAAYDPETVVVGGSLPPGLDVEAIDAVAQAGAWETVVDVDGTTLARLDASYAACKPNREELNAATGLPTESVDDCVAAAEALLERGYERVIASLGPDGALLVSAERTAHVPAADVDVVDTVGAGDALLSGVLCGWVRGESDEAALQLGVDVATCVVGTAGTAASVVESLAASEQADDRGVRAS, encoded by the coding sequence ATGGATCGCGGCCCTCGCTCGCCCGTCGTCACGGTGACGTTCAACCCCGCGATCGACTACACCCTCACGACCGAGACGCTCGTCGACGGTGCCGTGGCGCGAACCGACGAGGCCCGGTTCGATCCGGGCGGCAAGGGCATCAACGTCGCGGGCTACTTGACCGCGCTCGACGTCGACGCGGTCGCGACGGGGCTCGTCGGCGGCTTCACCGGATCGTTCGTCCGCACGAGCCTCGACGGTGACGGCCTCGCCCACGACTTCGTCTCGATCCCCGGCAACACGCGCGTGAACGTGACGCTCTCCACCCCTGACGCCGAGTACAAGATCAACCACGACGGCCCGTCCGTCGCCGCCGACGCCGTCGCGCGGGTCGTCGACCGCATCGCCGCGTACGACCCCGAGACGGTCGTCGTGGGGGGGAGCCTCCCGCCGGGGCTGGACGTCGAGGCCATCGACGCCGTCGCCCAGGCGGGCGCGTGGGAGACCGTCGTCGACGTCGACGGGACGACGCTCGCCCGGCTGGACGCGTCGTACGCCGCGTGCAAGCCGAACCGCGAGGAACTCAACGCGGCGACCGGGCTGCCGACCGAGAGCGTCGACGACTGCGTCGCCGCCGCCGAGGCGCTTCTCGAACGGGGGTACGAGCGCGTGATCGCGTCGCTCGGCCCCGACGGTGCGCTCCTCGTCTCCGCCGAGCGGACGGCGCACGTCCCCGCGGCCGACGTGGACGTCGTCGACACGGTCGGCGCGGGCGACGCGCTCCTGTCGGGCGTCCTCTGTGGGTGGGTGCGCGGCGAGAGCGACGAGGCGGCCCTCCAACTCGGCGTCGACGTCGCCACGTGCGTGGTCGGCACCGCCGGCACCGCGGCGTCGGTGGTCGAGAGCCTCGCCGCGTCCGAGCAGGCCGACGACCGCGGCGTCCGTGCGAGCTAA
- a CDS encoding PTS fructose transporter subunit IIC, whose protein sequence is MSTTDTAESLLRSHVTSVKEDLMTGVSFMIPFVTIGGIFLALGFAAGDTVSVFENTGSVGWYLAQIGVAGLTLMVPVLGAYIAYAIADRPGLAPGFVLTWIIQQGNIVTEAGTVLGLDAGGATAGYLGALVVGLVAGYVARWFKNLDVPQAIAPMMPVLLIPVATTAVLAPIVLFVIGAPVALANQALTAFLEGMRGSQALFVGAILGAMMAFDMGGPVNKVAYVFSVGLVSEGIYEPMAAVMIAGMIPPIGLAISNFIAPHKYAEEMYQNAKNGVILGASFITEGAIPYAAADPLRVIPSIVAGSAIGGALSMALGVGMRAPHGGIFVIPLSSQPIAFLGCIVLGSLVTAAIATLLKGDFEEEAGTANQTAAGASD, encoded by the coding sequence ATGAGCACCACCGACACGGCGGAGAGCCTGCTGCGGTCGCACGTCACCTCCGTCAAAGAAGACCTCATGACCGGCGTCTCGTTCATGATCCCCTTTGTCACCATCGGCGGCATCTTCCTCGCGCTCGGCTTCGCCGCCGGTGACACCGTCTCGGTATTCGAAAACACCGGCAGCGTCGGATGGTACCTCGCCCAGATCGGCGTCGCCGGCCTCACCCTGATGGTTCCGGTCCTCGGGGCGTACATCGCCTACGCCATCGCCGACCGCCCGGGGCTCGCGCCCGGCTTCGTCCTCACCTGGATCATCCAGCAGGGGAACATCGTCACCGAGGCCGGCACGGTGCTGGGCCTCGACGCCGGCGGGGCCACCGCGGGCTACCTCGGCGCGCTCGTCGTCGGGCTTGTCGCCGGCTACGTCGCCCGCTGGTTCAAGAATCTCGACGTGCCCCAGGCGATCGCCCCGATGATGCCCGTGCTCCTCATTCCCGTCGCCACGACGGCGGTCCTGGCACCGATCGTCCTGTTCGTCATCGGCGCGCCCGTCGCGCTGGCCAACCAGGCGCTCACCGCGTTCCTCGAGGGCATGCGCGGGAGCCAGGCGCTGTTCGTCGGTGCGATCCTCGGCGCGATGATGGCGTTCGACATGGGCGGCCCCGTCAACAAGGTCGCGTACGTCTTCTCGGTCGGCCTGGTGAGCGAGGGCATCTACGAGCCGATGGCCGCGGTGATGATCGCGGGGATGATCCCCCCGATCGGGCTCGCGATCTCGAACTTCATCGCCCCGCACAAATACGCCGAGGAGATGTACCAGAACGCGAAGAACGGCGTCATCCTCGGCGCGTCGTTCATCACCGAGGGCGCGATCCCGTACGCGGCCGCCGACCCGCTGCGCGTGATCCCCTCGATCGTGGCCGGCTCGGCGATCGGCGGCGCGCTGTCGATGGCGCTCGGCGTGGGGATGCGCGCCCCGCACGGCGGGATCTTCGTGATCCCCCTGTCGAGCCAGCCGATCGCGTTCCTCGGCTGTATCGTCCTCGGCTCGCTCGTCACCGCCGCGATCGCCACCCTACTCAAGGGCGACTTCGAGGAGGAAGCCGGCACCGCCAACCAGACCGCCGCGGGGGCGAGCGACTGA
- a CDS encoding PTS fructose transporter subunit IIB: MKIVAVTACPTGIAHSQMAAENVKTTAEARGHEIRVEVQGAMGAQDELTTEEIAAADVVVITADTAVSQDRFAGKPVVKKTVKDGVNKAEAVIREAERLVDEADAETVEESPEGGDATGADPTESADIDAEADGVDDADEDRSGGLLSTLKRRFS, encoded by the coding sequence ATGAAGATCGTCGCCGTAACCGCCTGCCCGACCGGAATCGCCCACAGCCAGATGGCTGCCGAGAACGTCAAGACCACCGCCGAAGCCCGGGGTCACGAGATCCGCGTCGAGGTCCAGGGCGCGATGGGTGCCCAGGACGAACTCACGACCGAGGAGATCGCTGCCGCCGACGTCGTCGTCATCACGGCCGACACGGCCGTCTCGCAGGACCGTTTCGCGGGTAAACCCGTCGTGAAGAAGACGGTCAAAGACGGCGTCAACAAGGCCGAAGCGGTCATCCGCGAGGCCGAGCGGCTCGTGGACGAGGCCGACGCGGAGACGGTCGAGGAGTCACCCGAGGGAGGCGACGCGACCGGGGCCGACCCCACGGAATCGGCCGACATCGACGCCGAGGCCGACGGGGTCGACGACGCCGACGAGGACCGCTCCGGCGGGCTCCTGTCGACTCTGAAGAGACGGTTCTCGTAA
- a CDS encoding ABC transporter ATP-binding protein, with amino-acid sequence MSAGEATGPGDGGDDAPAIELSGLTKYYGDIRGIEELTLSVDHGEVFGFLGPNGAGKSTAIRTLLGFLTPTDGSAALLGHRITDRRARLAVLSEVGYLPSDVAFYDGVTGRRLLDYLQSLRGGERRAELEARFPAPFDRRIETYSRGNRQKLGLVQAFMHDPSLVVMDEPTSGLDPIMQNAFYDFLDAERDRGVTALFSSHVLSEVRRVCDRVAVIRDGRLVTVEAIDDLLEKSGKVVTVALAESPPPATFALDGVANVERLDAGDADENRYRLLVTANYDGLLAVLTRYHVHDIEIRETSLDDVFLHFYTDDADDGTDGTGDASAVGTAPGDARGAGTTPAEAALENGDVAQNGGGEPDA; translated from the coding sequence ATGTCAGCGGGGGAGGCTACCGGCCCGGGCGACGGCGGGGACGACGCACCCGCCATCGAACTCTCCGGGCTGACGAAGTACTACGGCGACATCCGGGGGATCGAGGAGCTCACGCTCTCGGTGGATCACGGCGAGGTGTTCGGCTTTCTCGGGCCGAACGGAGCCGGGAAGTCCACCGCGATCCGGACGCTACTCGGATTCCTGACGCCGACCGACGGCTCCGCGGCGCTCCTCGGCCACCGGATCACGGATCGCCGGGCGCGGCTGGCGGTCCTCTCGGAGGTCGGCTACCTCCCGAGCGACGTGGCGTTTTACGATGGCGTGACCGGCCGCCGGCTGCTCGACTACCTCCAGTCGCTCCGCGGTGGCGAGCGCCGGGCCGAACTCGAAGCGCGCTTTCCCGCGCCGTTCGACCGCCGGATCGAGACGTACTCGCGGGGCAACAGACAGAAGCTCGGGCTGGTCCAGGCGTTCATGCACGACCCCTCGCTGGTCGTCATGGACGAGCCGACGTCGGGGCTCGATCCGATCATGCAGAACGCCTTCTACGACTTCCTCGACGCCGAGCGCGACCGCGGCGTGACGGCGCTGTTCTCGTCGCACGTGCTGAGCGAGGTCCGGCGGGTCTGTGACCGCGTCGCCGTCATCCGCGACGGTCGGCTCGTCACGGTCGAAGCCATCGACGACCTCCTCGAGAAGAGCGGGAAGGTGGTCACCGTCGCGCTCGCGGAGTCGCCCCCGCCCGCGACGTTCGCGCTCGACGGCGTCGCGAACGTCGAACGGCTCGACGCCGGCGACGCGGACGAGAACCGGTACCGGCTGCTCGTCACCGCGAACTACGACGGTCTGCTCGCCGTGCTGACGCGGTACCACGTCCACGACATCGAGATCAGGGAGACGTCGCTCGACGACGTGTTCTTGCACTTTTACACCGACGACGCCGACGACGGCACCGACGGCACCGGCGACGCCAGTGCCGTGGGGACGGCCCCCGGCGACGCGCGGGGCGCGGGGACGACGCCGGCCGAGGCGGCGCTCGAAAACGGCGACGTCGCCCAGAACGGGGGAGGCGAGCCGGATGCGTGA
- the nadE gene encoding NAD(+) synthase, producing MTLTLSLAQLDPTTADIDGNTALVRDAYDRAAAAGADVVVFPEMVVTGYCILDLVEDDTFVDRNRTALEEIAAQTGETAAVVGFVDRAGERRYNAAAVCQHGEIRGVARKVLLPNYRYFDDERYFEPGETVEPIDVSVDGESYSLGVSVCEDMWDADYDRRPVRELADAGADLVVNLNASPFEVGKRTERARVIREHVAATGVPLVYVNTAGAADVGRNVIVFDGDSLAVDATGALVARGAQFDADLLTVAFEDGVGRHVAGGVAGDDGPLVPSAEPVEPERRERELFEALAFGLREYARKTGFETVIEPVSGGVDSSLGLAICAEALGPENVVAYNLPSAVNTETTKGIAAELAENLGVDYRVVPVQSAYDALLDTYESHVGTVSRSVAKENVYARVRGLLMMLVSNDSGGLLVTNGNETEMALGYVTLYGDACGGLSILGDLSKRDVYDVAAYVNERAGREVIPEAVFEIPPSAELSADQVDPFDYDVVSPVVSDLLEDRQSPAEIVARFERGELDETRYRPDSDGRTVDDKLDAEAFADVVYDTYRRMKRNTFKRVQTPPVVAVSARAFGTDFREPIINGWDGE from the coding sequence ATGACGCTCACGCTCTCACTCGCGCAACTCGATCCGACGACGGCGGACATCGACGGGAACACGGCGCTCGTTCGCGACGCGTACGACCGCGCCGCGGCGGCGGGTGCCGACGTCGTCGTGTTCCCCGAGATGGTCGTCACCGGCTACTGCATCCTCGACCTCGTCGAGGACGACACGTTCGTCGACCGCAACCGCACGGCGCTGGAGGAGATCGCCGCCCAGACCGGCGAGACCGCGGCCGTCGTCGGCTTCGTCGACCGCGCGGGCGAGCGTCGATACAACGCCGCCGCCGTCTGCCAGCACGGCGAGATCCGGGGCGTGGCCCGGAAGGTTCTCCTCCCGAACTACCGCTACTTCGACGACGAGCGCTACTTCGAGCCCGGCGAGACGGTCGAACCGATCGACGTGTCCGTCGACGGCGAGTCGTACAGCCTCGGCGTCTCCGTCTGCGAGGACATGTGGGACGCCGACTACGACCGCCGTCCCGTGCGGGAGTTGGCCGACGCGGGCGCGGACCTCGTCGTGAACCTCAACGCCTCGCCGTTCGAGGTGGGCAAGCGCACGGAGCGCGCACGGGTGATTCGGGAACACGTCGCCGCGACCGGCGTCCCCCTCGTGTACGTGAACACCGCCGGCGCGGCCGACGTGGGTCGGAACGTGATCGTCTTCGACGGCGACTCGCTGGCGGTCGACGCGACGGGCGCGCTGGTCGCCCGCGGCGCACAGTTCGACGCCGACCTGCTCACCGTGGCGTTCGAAGACGGCGTCGGACGCCACGTCGCGGGCGGCGTCGCCGGCGACGACGGCCCGCTCGTGCCGAGCGCGGAGCCCGTCGAACCCGAGCGCCGCGAGCGCGAACTGTTCGAGGCGCTGGCGTTCGGCCTCCGCGAGTACGCTCGCAAGACGGGGTTCGAGACGGTCATCGAGCCGGTCTCTGGCGGTGTGGACTCCTCGCTCGGCCTCGCGATCTGTGCCGAAGCGCTCGGCCCCGAGAACGTCGTCGCCTACAACCTCCCCTCGGCGGTGAACACGGAGACGACGAAGGGGATCGCCGCGGAGTTGGCGGAGAACCTCGGCGTCGACTACCGCGTCGTCCCCGTCCAGTCGGCGTACGACGCGCTCCTCGACACCTACGAGTCACACGTCGGGACGGTGTCGCGGAGCGTCGCGAAGGAGAACGTCTACGCGCGGGTCCGCGGGCTGTTGATGATGCTTGTCTCGAACGACTCGGGGGGGCTACTCGTGACGAACGGCAACGAGACGGAGATGGCGCTCGGCTACGTGACGCTGTACGGCGACGCCTGCGGCGGGCTCTCGATCCTCGGCGACCTCTCGAAGCGTGACGTCTACGACGTCGCCGCGTACGTCAACGAGCGCGCCGGCCGGGAGGTGATCCCCGAGGCGGTGTTCGAGATCCCGCCCTCCGCCGAACTGAGCGCCGACCAGGTCGATCCCTTCGACTACGACGTCGTCTCGCCCGTCGTCAGCGACCTCCTCGAGGACCGCCAGAGCCCCGCGGAGATCGTCGCGCGGTTCGAGCGGGGGGAACTGGACGAGACGCGCTACCGGCCGGACAGCGACGGCCGAACGGTCGACGACAAACTCGACGCCGAGGCGTTCGCGGACGTGGTGTACGACACCTATCGCCGGATGAAGCGCAACACGTTCAAGCGCGTCCAGACACCGCCGGTCGTCGCCGTCTCCGCGCGCGCGTTCGGCACCGACTTCCGCGAGCCGATCATCAACGGGTGGGACGGCGAGTGA
- a CDS encoding carbamoyltransferase family protein, whose amino-acid sequence MPDYTLALHPATNGFGSHDPSAVVFVDGALAFGVEEERLVRRKHAPRTFPARAVRACLDHCGVDLPAVDRVVVPWGERRRGTPLSAATAGRPAVAVERRLAELGLGTPVPPVEGYDHHRCHAASAFFPSGADEAVVVTLDGRGNQWSTAVWAGDERGLRRLSSFAPPNSLGYLYAAVTAYLGFAPFGGEGKLMALAAYGDADPEIESRLRSVVDAGVDYDVTGLVGEGIPSAVSRLEALFGRRPAGPADPSDQWAANLAHVTQTLLEETVVAIVEAHCDCQGVRTVCLAGGVALNCKLNRRIAESPAVDRLFVQPVAGDAGAPIGAGLLAGGRPRRTRIRTVALGPSYSSIEIERLLDRRGVDYSRPDDPVRLAAERLADGALVGWFQGRAELGPRALGSRSVLADPRSADAAARVNAFVKRREAWRPLAPSLPASAAEHYLQSPRPSPYMIDAFDVRPERRSEIPAVTHPGDGTTRPQTVRESVRPRYHRLLTTFGELTGVPVLLNTSFNRRGEPIVTTPEEALEAFATTALELLVVGDAVVEA is encoded by the coding sequence ATGCCCGACTACACGCTCGCGCTCCACCCGGCGACGAACGGCTTCGGATCACACGACCCGAGCGCGGTCGTCTTCGTCGACGGTGCCCTCGCGTTCGGCGTCGAAGAGGAACGACTCGTGCGGCGGAAACACGCCCCGCGGACGTTCCCGGCCCGCGCGGTGCGGGCGTGTCTGGACCACTGCGGCGTCGACCTCCCGGCGGTGGACCGCGTGGTGGTCCCCTGGGGGGAGCGTCGGCGAGGCACGCCCCTGTCGGCGGCGACGGCCGGCCGCCCGGCGGTCGCCGTCGAGCGACGGCTGGCCGAGTTGGGGCTCGGAACGCCGGTGCCGCCGGTCGAGGGGTACGACCACCACCGGTGCCACGCGGCGAGCGCCTTCTTCCCGTCGGGTGCCGACGAGGCGGTCGTCGTTACCCTCGACGGCCGGGGGAATCAGTGGTCGACGGCGGTCTGGGCCGGCGACGAACGCGGGTTACGACGGCTCTCCTCGTTCGCCCCGCCGAACAGCCTCGGCTACCTCTACGCGGCGGTCACGGCGTACCTGGGGTTCGCGCCGTTCGGCGGCGAGGGGAAGCTCATGGCGCTCGCGGCGTACGGCGACGCCGACCCCGAGATCGAGTCACGGCTCCGGTCCGTCGTCGACGCGGGCGTCGACTACGACGTGACCGGGCTGGTGGGGGAGGGGATCCCGTCGGCCGTGAGCCGGCTCGAAGCGCTGTTCGGCCGTCGGCCGGCCGGGCCGGCCGATCCGTCGGACCAGTGGGCCGCGAACCTCGCCCACGTCACCCAGACGCTCCTCGAAGAGACCGTCGTGGCGATCGTCGAGGCGCACTGCGACTGTCAGGGCGTGCGGACCGTCTGCCTGGCCGGTGGGGTGGCGCTGAACTGCAAGCTGAACAGGCGGATCGCCGAGTCCCCGGCGGTCGACCGACTGTTCGTCCAGCCGGTCGCGGGCGACGCCGGCGCGCCGATCGGTGCGGGGCTCCTCGCCGGAGGGCGGCCGCGACGGACCCGGATACGGACGGTGGCGCTCGGCCCGTCGTACTCCTCGATAGAGATCGAACGCCTGCTCGACCGGCGGGGTGTCGACTACTCCCGTCCCGACGACCCCGTCCGACTCGCCGCCGAGCGGCTCGCCGACGGCGCGCTCGTCGGCTGGTTCCAGGGGCGGGCCGAACTGGGCCCGCGCGCGCTGGGCAGTCGGAGCGTCCTCGCCGATCCGCGGTCGGCCGACGCAGCCGCGCGGGTCAACGCCTTCGTCAAGCGCCGCGAGGCGTGGCGGCCCCTCGCACCGTCGCTCCCCGCGAGCGCGGCCGAGCACTACCTGCAGTCGCCCCGGCCGTCGCCGTACATGATCGACGCGTTCGACGTCCGGCCCGAGCGCCGGTCGGAGATCCCCGCGGTGACCCACCCGGGCGACGGAACGACGCGTCCACAGACCGTCCGCGAGTCGGTGCGGCCGCGCTACCACCGCCTCCTCACGACGTTCGGTGAACTGACCGGGGTTCCGGTGCTGCTCAACACGTCGTTCAACCGCCGGGGGGAGCCGATCGTCACCACCCCAGAGGAGGCGCTCGAGGCGTTCGCCACGACAGCACTGGAGTTGCTCGTCGTCGGGGACGCGGTCGTCGAGGCGTGA
- a CDS encoding Lrp/AsnC family transcriptional regulator, which translates to MVDDDIDDVDRAIIHALQEDARNMSSGDIAERTGTSDSTVRKRIQRLESDGVIKGYSAEVDYQRSGYPLRMLLFCTASIPERGGLIPKILALDGVVSVQELVTGKQNLLVTAVGESDSDITPVAQALLDMGLTVADEVLVRSHETTPFGEFAPE; encoded by the coding sequence ATGGTCGACGACGATATCGACGATGTGGACCGGGCGATCATTCACGCGCTCCAGGAGGACGCCCGAAACATGTCGTCGGGAGACATCGCAGAGCGGACCGGGACCTCGGACAGCACGGTTCGCAAGCGCATCCAGCGCCTCGAATCGGACGGGGTGATCAAGGGTTACAGCGCGGAGGTCGACTATCAGCGATCGGGCTACCCGCTCAGAATGCTCCTCTTCTGTACCGCTTCGATCCCCGAGCGGGGGGGGCTGATCCCGAAGATCCTGGCCCTCGATGGCGTGGTCTCGGTTCAAGAGCTGGTCACGGGCAAGCAGAACCTCCTCGTCACGGCCGTCGGGGAGTCGGACAGCGACATCACGCCGGTCGCGCAGGCGCTCCTCGACATGGGACTCACGGTCGCCGACGAGGTGCTCGTCCGGAGCCACGAGACGACCCCCTTCGGCGAGTTCGCCCCCGAGTGA